In a single window of the Streptomyces sp. HUAS ZL42 genome:
- a CDS encoding ABC transporter permease codes for MTALAVTRATLSRALRDRTALFFMVLLPVAIIVVIGVTVSGFDQFRIGVVPDGRAGPVARELASALTDRAGLRTRTYDTAADARTALRRAELDAVVLVPAGLDADVRAGRTVTVRVLVEPSGGAGHAAVSSVSAVVAEHAARLQAARFATDETGGTFDGNLAAARGAERAAAPIAVHTETVDGQSDYLPLGYSYSTPTMLVLFVFINALAGGAAIVQTRRTGVYARALAAPVSARTIVAGETVAYLLLALLQSVLIVGVGAVAFDVAWGDPLAAGVLVTVWALVGTGAGILAGAVFRTPEQVHAVGPALGIGLGMLGGCMWPLALVPGWLRAAGHAVPQAWAVDAWTTLLSRDGDLTAILRDLAVLAGFATVLLTGASLALRHRLTTAAGA; via the coding sequence ATGACCGCGCTCGCCGTGACCCGGGCGACCCTGAGCCGGGCGCTCCGTGACCGAACGGCGCTGTTTTTCATGGTGCTGCTCCCGGTCGCCATCATCGTCGTCATCGGCGTCACCGTCAGCGGCTTCGACCAGTTCCGGATCGGGGTCGTCCCGGACGGCCGGGCAGGCCCCGTGGCGCGGGAGTTGGCCTCGGCACTGACGGATCGTGCCGGACTGCGGACCCGCACGTACGACACCGCCGCGGACGCGCGCACCGCGCTGCGCCGTGCCGAACTGGACGCGGTCGTCCTGGTCCCGGCCGGTCTCGACGCGGACGTACGGGCCGGGCGCACGGTCACCGTACGGGTGTTGGTGGAGCCCTCGGGCGGCGCCGGACACGCCGCGGTGTCCTCCGTGTCGGCCGTCGTGGCCGAGCACGCGGCCCGCCTGCAGGCCGCCCGGTTCGCCACCGACGAGACCGGCGGAACCTTCGACGGCAACCTCGCGGCCGCCCGTGGTGCCGAACGGGCCGCGGCCCCCATCGCCGTACACACCGAGACCGTCGACGGCCAGAGCGACTACCTGCCGTTGGGGTACAGCTACAGCACCCCGACCATGCTCGTGCTGTTCGTGTTCATCAACGCCCTGGCGGGCGGCGCCGCCATCGTGCAGACGCGCAGGACGGGCGTGTACGCGCGGGCGCTCGCGGCGCCGGTGTCCGCCCGGACCATCGTCGCCGGGGAGACCGTCGCGTACCTGCTGCTGGCCCTGCTGCAGTCCGTGCTGATCGTGGGCGTCGGGGCGGTGGCCTTCGACGTCGCCTGGGGCGACCCGCTGGCCGCCGGTGTCCTGGTCACCGTGTGGGCGCTGGTCGGAACGGGGGCCGGAATCCTGGCCGGGGCGGTGTTCCGCACTCCGGAGCAGGTGCACGCGGTCGGTCCGGCGCTCGGCATCGGCCTCGGCATGCTCGGCGGGTGCATGTGGCCGCTGGCCCTCGTTCCCGGCTGGCTGCGCGCCGCGGGGCACGCGGTGCCGCAGGCCTGGGCCGTCGATGCGTGGACGACGCTGCTGTCCCGCGACGGGGACCTGACCGCGATTCTGCGGGACCTGGCTGTGCTGGCGGGCTTCGCCACGGTGCTCCTCACCGGGGCGTCCCTGGCTCTGCGGCACCGGCTGACCACGGCGGCGGGGGCATGA
- a CDS encoding ABC transporter permease, whose amino-acid sequence MRVVLAIAAKDLRQRLRDRSAWVIVFLAPVLISGLMAMAFSSSSEFRANIGVVDLDRGAAAAGLTQVLKSPELSDTVHVRAYADEAGARRAVDAGSVHAAIVVPEGFTAALRGGSTAPVTVLDSVDFGLQAQLARAVTESYVAQVNADRLSVATAVVAGAGQDGIPELAAKAALLRLPEQVRAQGLADDPLKVISYFGPSMGMFFVLFCVGFGARGYFVEQQQGTLDRIAAAPVGRGALLLGKSLSTFVYSLAGLATVTLVSWLAFGARWADPFGVAVLSLGMAVAVVCLTALVIALARTERQAEGLASVVVFTLVLLGGNFVFASGTSLMRRLTLFTPNGWALRGFTDLGTGARGWSAVGAPLLGIAAFSAAVIALTALLLRLRRPA is encoded by the coding sequence ATGCGTGTCGTACTCGCCATCGCGGCCAAGGACCTGCGGCAGCGGCTGCGCGACCGGTCGGCCTGGGTGATCGTGTTCCTGGCGCCGGTGCTGATCTCCGGTCTCATGGCCATGGCGTTCAGCAGCAGCTCCGAGTTCCGGGCGAACATCGGGGTCGTGGACCTGGACCGGGGCGCGGCGGCCGCCGGCCTCACGCAGGTGCTGAAGAGCCCGGAGCTCTCGGACACCGTGCACGTGCGTGCGTACGCCGACGAGGCCGGCGCCCGTCGTGCCGTGGACGCGGGCAGCGTGCACGCCGCGATCGTCGTCCCCGAGGGGTTCACCGCGGCGCTGCGCGGGGGCAGCACGGCGCCCGTCACCGTCCTGGACAGCGTGGACTTCGGGCTTCAGGCGCAGCTGGCGCGGGCGGTCACCGAGTCCTACGTCGCGCAGGTCAACGCCGACCGGCTGTCGGTCGCCACGGCGGTGGTGGCGGGGGCCGGGCAGGACGGCATACCCGAACTCGCCGCGAAGGCGGCCCTGTTGCGGCTGCCGGAGCAGGTGCGCGCCCAAGGGCTCGCCGACGACCCGCTGAAGGTCATCAGCTACTTCGGGCCGAGCATGGGCATGTTCTTCGTGCTGTTCTGCGTCGGCTTCGGAGCCCGCGGCTACTTCGTCGAACAGCAGCAGGGCACCCTCGACCGGATCGCCGCGGCCCCGGTGGGGCGGGGCGCGCTGCTGCTGGGCAAGTCGTTGTCCACTTTCGTCTACAGCCTGGCCGGGCTCGCGACGGTCACGCTCGTGTCGTGGCTGGCGTTCGGGGCCCGCTGGGCGGACCCGTTCGGAGTCGCGGTGCTGAGCCTGGGCATGGCGGTCGCCGTGGTGTGCCTGACGGCGCTCGTCATCGCGCTCGCCCGCACCGAGCGGCAGGCCGAGGGGCTCGCCTCCGTCGTGGTGTTCACGCTCGTTCTGCTCGGCGGCAACTTCGTGTTCGCGTCGGGTACGTCCCTGATGCGCCGTCTCACCCTGTTCACGCCCAACGGCTGGGCCCTGCGCGGGTTCACCGACCTCGGCACCGGAGCGCGCGGCTGGTCCGCGGTCGGCGCTCCGTTGCTCGGCATCGCCGCCTTCTCGGCGGCGGTGATCGCGCTGACAGCACTGCTCCTACGGCTGAGGAGGCCGGCATGA
- a CDS encoding ABC transporter ATP-binding protein translates to MTDPPGNPDTARAVLDCAHLVRRFGDRTAVDDVSLSIAPGETYGLLGPNGAGKTTTIRMVCGLLRPDAGTVHVAGLPVSTAAGPAKQLIGFVPQDVALYPDLSVRENLRFFGRLYRLSRRRLERRVDEVLDLVDLGSRAGDRVDSLSGGMRRRLNIGAGLVHSPTLLVLDEPTVGVDPQSRHAILESVTRFGEEGMAVLYTTHYMEEAERLCDRVGIIDRGRLVAEGSTRELVALVAERDRVRLTAVGDLTAYAEACRRLARVEGAARTGEHRDVVELVVKDARSLLPDLLDLARDRGVDIRSVEIVEPDLEAVFLHLTGTALRE, encoded by the coding sequence ATGACCGATCCCCCGGGCAACCCGGACACCGCACGGGCCGTCCTCGACTGCGCTCACCTCGTCCGCCGCTTCGGCGACCGCACCGCCGTCGACGACGTGAGCCTGAGCATCGCGCCGGGCGAGACGTACGGTCTGCTCGGGCCGAACGGCGCGGGCAAGACCACGACGATCCGGATGGTCTGCGGGCTGCTGCGCCCCGACGCCGGTACCGTGCACGTCGCGGGCCTGCCGGTGAGCACCGCCGCCGGGCCGGCCAAGCAGCTCATCGGCTTCGTCCCGCAGGACGTGGCCCTCTACCCCGACCTCAGCGTCCGCGAGAACCTCCGCTTCTTCGGACGGCTCTACCGGCTGTCGCGCCGCCGGCTGGAGCGCCGCGTCGACGAGGTCCTGGACCTCGTCGACCTGGGCTCCCGGGCGGGCGACCGCGTCGACTCGCTGTCGGGCGGCATGCGCCGGCGGCTCAACATCGGCGCCGGGCTGGTCCACTCCCCGACCCTGCTGGTGCTGGACGAGCCCACGGTGGGCGTCGACCCGCAGAGCCGGCACGCGATCCTGGAGAGTGTCACCCGGTTCGGCGAGGAGGGCATGGCCGTCCTCTACACCACGCACTACATGGAGGAGGCCGAGCGCCTCTGCGACCGCGTCGGGATCATCGACCGGGGCCGCCTGGTCGCGGAGGGCAGCACGCGCGAGCTGGTGGCGCTGGTGGCCGAACGCGACCGGGTCCGGCTGACCGCCGTCGGCGACCTGACGGCGTACGCGGAGGCGTGCCGCCGGCTCGCCCGGGTCGAGGGCGCGGCCCGGACCGGCGAGCACCGCGACGTGGTCGAGCTGGTGGTCAAGGACGCGCGCAGCCTGCTGCCGGACCTGCTCGACCTCGCTCGCGACCGGGGCGTCGACATCCGCAGTGTGGAGATCGTCGAACCCGATCTGGAGGCGGTCTTCCTCCATCTGACCGGCACCGCGCTGAGGGAGTGA
- a CDS encoding universal stress protein, whose protein sequence is MTGPVVVGLDGSPASVTAAWWAAREAVDRRLPLLLLHSWTTQPLNLPVPQEALSKQRYGGQVLQRMEAELLHRYADLSLTTELVSEPAAKALLDAGENASLLVLGSRGHGSVASFLLGSISLHVLGLAGCPIVTVRADDPAVEAGWGHRAAAERDEIVVGVQEPGPAADALLEFAFSTAELRGARVRVVQALPFASLMPHPQADRGDERDAHLLLTAALAPWQEKFPGVAVVVQAAMGSAAQLLLSACTHSMLIVVGRRRHPSQLTWKLGPVAHAALHHVPCPVAVVPHD, encoded by the coding sequence ATGACCGGACCTGTCGTCGTCGGACTCGACGGCTCCCCCGCGAGCGTGACGGCGGCGTGGTGGGCTGCCCGCGAGGCCGTGGACCGTCGCCTCCCGCTGCTGCTGCTCCACTCCTGGACCACTCAGCCGCTCAACCTGCCGGTCCCGCAGGAAGCCCTCAGCAAGCAGCGTTACGGAGGGCAGGTGCTGCAACGGATGGAGGCCGAGCTGCTGCACCGCTACGCGGATCTGTCCCTGACCACGGAACTGGTCTCGGAGCCCGCCGCGAAGGCTCTCCTGGACGCGGGCGAGAACGCGTCCCTGCTCGTGCTCGGCTCCCGGGGCCACGGCTCGGTGGCGAGCTTCCTGCTGGGCTCCATCAGCCTGCATGTCCTGGGCCTCGCCGGGTGCCCCATCGTGACGGTGCGGGCCGACGATCCCGCCGTGGAGGCAGGCTGGGGGCACCGGGCAGCAGCCGAGCGGGACGAGATCGTGGTCGGCGTGCAGGAGCCCGGGCCGGCCGCCGACGCGCTGCTGGAGTTCGCGTTCAGCACCGCCGAGCTGCGGGGAGCCCGCGTGCGGGTGGTGCAAGCCCTGCCGTTCGCCTCACTGATGCCGCATCCGCAGGCGGACCGTGGTGACGAGAGGGACGCGCACCTCCTGCTCACCGCCGCCCTGGCTCCGTGGCAGGAGAAGTTTCCCGGTGTTGCCGTCGTGGTCCAGGCCGCCATGGGTTCCGCGGCGCAGCTGCTGCTGTCGGCCTGCACCCACAGCATGCTCATCGTCGTGGGCCGCCGGCGCCACCCCTCGCAACTCACCTGGAAGCTGGGTCCCGTCGCCCACGCGGCCCTGCACCACGTGCCGTGCCCCGTCGCCGTCGTCCCGCACGACTGA
- a CDS encoding universal stress protein → MSGPVVVGVDGSSSGLAAVEAAAREADRRGTGLRLAYALGWPSARVPPPGVPPWDPHGTGLRELVNGSLTEAERRARRVAPRVTITRDVLVGDPATVLESASRTASLTVVGGRTATRAVGLPRDSVAGRLTAHGRCPVLVVRGRPARSGPVLLADDVSQAAAEFAFAEASERGADLVVLHTRAGTGRRPAGSLPRLREKYSHVTVRERWVRGRAGRALVDAGVGAQLLVIAARHRAADVLPSSVGRAVVAHAHCPVAVVPSGEA, encoded by the coding sequence ATGAGTGGTCCGGTGGTGGTGGGGGTGGACGGCTCGTCGTCGGGCCTCGCCGCGGTCGAGGCCGCGGCGAGGGAGGCCGATCGGCGGGGGACAGGGCTCCGGCTGGCGTACGCCCTCGGATGGCCGTCGGCGCGTGTTCCGCCACCCGGTGTTCCGCCCTGGGACCCGCACGGCACCGGCCTGCGCGAGCTGGTGAACGGCTCGCTGACCGAGGCCGAGCGGCGGGCGCGCCGCGTCGCGCCGCGGGTGACGATCACGCGCGACGTCCTGGTCGGTGACCCCGCGACCGTGCTGGAGTCCGCGTCGCGCACCGCGTCACTCACCGTGGTGGGGGGCCGTACGGCCACCCGTGCCGTCGGCCTGCCGCGCGACTCGGTGGCAGGGCGGCTGACCGCCCACGGCCGCTGCCCCGTCCTGGTGGTACGGGGCCGTCCGGCGCGCAGCGGTCCCGTGCTGCTGGCCGACGACGTGTCGCAGGCCGCTGCCGAGTTCGCCTTCGCCGAGGCCTCGGAGCGCGGCGCGGACCTGGTCGTCCTGCACACGCGCGCCGGGACCGGCCGCCGGCCCGCCGGTTCGCTGCCCCGGCTGCGGGAGAAGTACTCGCATGTCACCGTGCGCGAACGGTGGGTGCGAGGCCGGGCCGGGCGGGCCCTGGTCGACGCCGGCGTCGGCGCCCAGCTTCTCGTGATCGCTGCCCGCCACAGGGCCGCGGACGTACTGCCTTCCTCGGTCGGCCGGGCCGTCGTGGCCCACGCCCACTGCCCCGTCGCAGTCGTTCCGTCCGGGGAGGCGTGA
- a CDS encoding cation-translocating P-type ATPase has protein sequence MDRPTTAEDARGVPATEPVAGAPHTYRLTPEQVAAGLRVDPGAGLSTREAAERAAAHGPNRLPEPARRPEWLKFLDQFRNWLIGILLIAAVVAGAIGDIKDAVVITVVLQINAVLGYLQERRAERSLEALRRMLVPTARVRRDGTEREVEADSLVPGDVVLLEAGERVPADGRLVVAESVEVAEAALTGESQPVAKTVTALNPPATASVPLAERTCMLFMNTALTRGRAEMVVTATGARTELGAIAEALRTDAEPPSPLQVQLDSLGRRLALVSGVAVVAYALVALVRGESLADIALRAVALAVAAIPEGLPAVLALTLALGVYRMAGRGAIVKRLASVESLGSATVVCSDKTGTLTLNEMTVRALWTAGTLYDVTGEGYGTRGAVRVPHGGETTRADALRAAVLPFAMCNDARLSDADFVGDPTEAALLVLAVKAGVDADRARAEAPRSGELPFDAATKYMVTCHTESDGRTRVHVKGAVDVLLELCVQVLTEEGVHTLDDRRRSEILAVTSRLGGSGLRVLGAATALVDGVVDLSAPAGLTLVSIAGIADPPRPQAREAMALCRSAGVAVKMITGDHADTAAAVARELGIGGEVVTGAELDGMSEEELADRIDAIGVFARVAPEHKVVIVRALSGRGHVVAMTGDGVNDAAALRAAHIGVAMGRSGTDVAKEAADMVLTDDDFSTIVRAVREGRAIYANIVKFVRFQLATNIGAILTLLGASLAGLPAPLTAAQLLWINIIMDGPPAMALAVDPARDDVMRHPPRDPGERILDARRLLAVGRAGAVMAAGTVALLALARSHVGTDTALTMAFTTFVLFQLFNSLNARADDGPVLGRHQLRNRTLWVCLAGVLAVQAIAVHLPWARTVFGTVALTAAEWAVCLGTASTVLLAELAVRGVRSAARGRVGSPNER, from the coding sequence GTGGATCGACCGACGACAGCCGAGGACGCCCGGGGGGTTCCGGCGACGGAACCCGTCGCGGGGGCACCGCACACCTACCGGCTGACCCCGGAGCAGGTGGCGGCCGGCCTCCGCGTCGATCCGGGCGCGGGACTCAGCACGAGGGAAGCCGCAGAGCGCGCCGCGGCCCACGGGCCGAACCGGCTGCCCGAACCGGCCCGGCGTCCCGAATGGCTGAAATTCCTCGACCAGTTCCGCAACTGGCTCATCGGCATCCTGCTGATCGCGGCCGTCGTCGCCGGAGCGATCGGCGACATCAAGGACGCGGTGGTGATCACCGTCGTCCTGCAGATCAACGCCGTCCTCGGCTACCTCCAGGAGCGGCGTGCAGAGCGCAGCCTGGAGGCGCTGCGCCGGATGCTCGTGCCCACCGCCCGGGTCCGCCGCGACGGCACGGAACGCGAGGTGGAGGCGGACTCCCTCGTGCCCGGGGACGTGGTGCTGCTGGAGGCGGGCGAACGAGTGCCTGCCGACGGGCGGCTCGTCGTCGCGGAATCGGTGGAGGTGGCCGAAGCGGCCCTGACGGGCGAGTCCCAGCCCGTCGCCAAGACCGTGACAGCCCTGAATCCGCCCGCGACCGCCTCCGTGCCGCTCGCCGAACGCACCTGCATGCTGTTCATGAACACCGCGCTGACCAGGGGGCGCGCGGAGATGGTGGTCACCGCCACCGGCGCGCGCACCGAACTGGGCGCGATCGCGGAGGCGTTACGCACCGACGCGGAACCGCCGAGCCCACTCCAGGTCCAACTCGACAGCCTCGGGCGGAGGTTGGCGCTGGTGAGCGGCGTGGCCGTGGTCGCCTACGCCCTGGTCGCCCTGGTGCGCGGCGAGTCCCTGGCAGACATCGCGCTGCGGGCGGTGGCCCTGGCCGTCGCCGCCATCCCGGAGGGGCTGCCCGCCGTCCTGGCGTTGACCCTGGCGCTGGGTGTGTACCGCATGGCGGGCCGCGGGGCGATCGTCAAGCGCCTGGCCTCCGTCGAGTCGCTCGGCTCGGCCACCGTCGTGTGCAGTGACAAGACCGGCACGCTGACCCTCAACGAGATGACCGTACGCGCCCTGTGGACCGCCGGAACGCTCTACGACGTCACGGGCGAGGGCTATGGGACCCGTGGCGCCGTACGCGTCCCCCACGGTGGCGAGACCACGCGTGCCGACGCGCTGCGGGCGGCGGTGCTGCCCTTCGCCATGTGCAACGACGCGCGCCTGAGCGACGCGGACTTCGTGGGCGACCCGACCGAGGCCGCCCTGCTGGTGCTGGCGGTCAAGGCCGGTGTCGACGCCGACCGTGCGCGGGCCGAGGCACCCCGATCCGGTGAACTCCCCTTCGACGCGGCCACCAAGTACATGGTCACCTGCCACACCGAGTCCGACGGCCGCACCCGCGTCCACGTCAAGGGCGCGGTGGACGTCCTGCTGGAACTCTGCGTCCAGGTGCTGACCGAGGAGGGTGTGCACACCCTGGACGACAGGCGCAGGAGCGAGATACTCGCCGTCACCTCGCGCCTGGGCGGTTCGGGGCTGAGGGTTCTGGGCGCAGCCACGGCCCTCGTGGACGGCGTGGTGGACCTCTCTGCGCCCGCCGGGCTGACCCTGGTGTCGATCGCCGGCATCGCCGACCCGCCGCGCCCGCAGGCACGCGAGGCGATGGCGCTGTGCCGCTCGGCCGGCGTCGCCGTCAAGATGATCACCGGGGACCATGCCGACACCGCGGCGGCCGTCGCGCGCGAGCTGGGCATCGGCGGCGAGGTGGTGACCGGTGCCGAGCTGGACGGGATGTCCGAGGAGGAACTGGCCGACCGCATCGACGCCATCGGCGTGTTCGCGCGTGTCGCGCCCGAGCACAAGGTCGTGATCGTCCGGGCGCTGTCGGGCCGGGGCCACGTCGTCGCGATGACCGGCGACGGCGTCAACGACGCGGCGGCGCTGCGCGCCGCCCACATCGGCGTGGCGATGGGCCGCAGCGGCACGGACGTGGCCAAGGAAGCCGCCGACATGGTCCTCACCGACGACGACTTCTCCACGATCGTGCGGGCCGTCCGCGAGGGACGCGCCATCTACGCCAACATCGTCAAGTTCGTCCGCTTCCAGCTGGCCACCAACATCGGTGCCATCCTGACCCTGTTGGGGGCGTCCCTCGCCGGACTGCCCGCACCGCTGACGGCGGCCCAACTGCTGTGGATCAACATCATCATGGACGGCCCGCCCGCGATGGCCCTCGCCGTCGACCCCGCCCGCGACGACGTCATGCGGCACCCGCCGCGCGACCCCGGCGAGCGCATCCTCGACGCCCGGCGGCTGCTCGCCGTCGGCCGGGCCGGAGCGGTCATGGCCGCGGGCACCGTTGCCCTGCTGGCCCTGGCACGCTCGCACGTCGGCACGGACACCGCCCTGACGATGGCGTTCACCACGTTCGTGCTCTTCCAGCTGTTCAACTCCCTCAACGCGCGTGCGGACGACGGCCCTGTGCTCGGCCGTCACCAGCTGCGCAACAGGACACTGTGGGTGTGCCTGGCGGGCGTCCTGGCCGTGCAGGCGATCGCCGTTCACCTGCCCTGGGCGCGCACCGTCTTCGGAACGGTGGCGCTCACAGCGGCCGAGTGGGCGGTGTGCCTGGGGACCGCGTCCACGGTGCTGCTGGCCGAACTGGCGGTGCGGGGTGTGCGGTCGGCGGCGCGGGGCCGGGTCGGATCGCCGAACGAGCGGTAG
- a CDS encoding nitroreductase family protein, with translation MSTAALDVPTLEKLISASAAAPSIHNTQPWRFRLDRDTATLEIRAAPHRTLRYADPTGRALHVSVGCALLNLRIAVAHFGWEPVTRLLPRPEEPELLATVRPAGAARLPVAPRLYEALWRRHSSRFPFSGRPLPTALLSELSEAAHAEGALLDVPGSDGTERLLRLIREAEQRNRTDPDRATESRRWVRDPDAMSLGVPPAAVGPQDYRDRIPMRDFGAHRHPAVLTARSFEDRPSIAVLSTAHDRRADWLRAGQALERVLLVATAHGVRASLLHQALEWPDLREQLTDVTTDGRVRAQMVLRLGYGPEGPESPRRPAREVLEAALSAAC, from the coding sequence ATGTCCACCGCGGCTCTCGATGTCCCGACTCTGGAGAAGCTCATCTCCGCGTCCGCCGCCGCGCCGTCGATCCACAACACCCAGCCCTGGCGGTTCCGGCTCGACCGGGACACGGCAACGCTGGAGATCCGGGCGGCGCCGCACCGCACGCTACGGTACGCCGACCCCACGGGCCGTGCCCTGCACGTCTCGGTGGGCTGCGCCCTGCTCAACCTGCGGATCGCGGTGGCCCACTTCGGCTGGGAGCCCGTCACCCGGCTGCTGCCCCGGCCGGAGGAGCCGGAGCTACTGGCCACCGTGCGGCCGGCCGGTGCCGCACGGCTCCCGGTGGCCCCACGGCTGTACGAGGCCCTGTGGCGCCGGCACAGCAGTCGCTTCCCGTTCTCGGGCCGTCCCCTGCCGACCGCGCTGCTGTCCGAACTCTCCGAGGCGGCCCACGCGGAAGGGGCTCTGCTCGACGTCCCGGGATCCGACGGGACCGAGCGGCTGCTGCGGCTGATCCGGGAGGCCGAGCAGCGCAACAGGACCGACCCGGACCGGGCCACGGAGAGCCGACGCTGGGTGCGCGACCCGGACGCCATGTCACTCGGTGTGCCGCCGGCCGCCGTGGGACCGCAGGACTACCGGGACCGGATCCCGATGCGCGACTTCGGTGCCCACCGCCATCCCGCGGTCCTCACGGCCCGCTCCTTCGAGGACCGGCCGTCGATCGCGGTATTGTCCACCGCCCACGACCGGCGGGCGGACTGGCTGCGGGCCGGGCAGGCGCTGGAACGCGTCCTGCTGGTGGCCACCGCGCACGGAGTGCGGGCCTCGCTGCTGCACCAGGCGCTGGAGTGGCCCGACCTGCGCGAGCAGCTCACGGATGTGACCACCGACGGGCGTGTCCGCGCGCAGATGGTTCTCCGCCTGGGATACGGGCCTGAAGGGCCGGAATCACCGCGTCGCCCGGCACGGGAGGTACTGGAGGCGGCACTCTCCGCCGCCTGCTGA
- a CDS encoding response regulator, which yields MTEARTFTAQDPIRVFLLDDHEVVRRGLADLLDAEPDISVVGDAGNVEHALVRAPAVRPHVAVLDVRLPDGDGITVCRELRSRMPELAVLMLTSFDDEDALLDAIMAGASGYVLKQIKGSDLVSAVRTVASGQSMLDPATTARLMRSLRTEPAGAPEVAPELAGLSPREREILALIGDGLTNREIGQRLYLSEKTVKNHISRLLAKLGVQRRVQAAVLASHLEQPAAGDRPGR from the coding sequence ATGACCGAGGCACGCACCTTCACGGCGCAGGATCCGATCCGCGTCTTCCTGCTGGACGACCACGAGGTGGTGCGCCGCGGTCTGGCCGACCTGCTGGATGCCGAGCCGGACATCAGCGTGGTCGGCGACGCGGGGAACGTGGAGCACGCGCTGGTACGGGCCCCTGCGGTGCGGCCGCACGTGGCCGTCCTGGACGTGCGCCTCCCCGACGGGGACGGCATCACGGTCTGCCGCGAGCTGCGCAGCCGCATGCCGGAGCTGGCGGTGCTGATGCTGACCTCGTTCGACGACGAAGACGCCCTGCTGGACGCGATCATGGCCGGGGCCTCGGGCTATGTCCTGAAGCAGATCAAGGGCTCCGACCTGGTCTCGGCGGTGCGCACGGTCGCCTCGGGCCAGTCCATGCTCGACCCTGCCACCACGGCCCGGCTGATGCGTTCCCTGCGCACCGAGCCGGCCGGGGCCCCGGAGGTCGCGCCCGAACTGGCGGGCCTGTCACCGCGCGAGCGGGAGATCCTGGCGCTGATCGGGGACGGCCTGACCAACCGTGAGATCGGCCAGCGGCTCTACCTGTCGGAGAAGACCGTCAAGAACCACATCTCCCGGCTGCTGGCCAAGCTGGGCGTGCAGCGCCGGGTACAGGCCGCGGTGCTCGCCTCGCACCTGGAGCAGCCCGCCGCCGGGGACCGTCCCGGGCGATGA
- a CDS encoding CBS domain-containing protein → MHASPHIVGDVMTRAVAAVGRRAAFKDIVRIMQDRKVSALPVVDAANRVVGVVSEADLLPKEEFRDSDPDRYTQLRRLSDLAKAGSVTAEELMTSPALTVQADATLAQAARTMARARVKRLPVVDEGGRLAGVVSRADLLKVFLRDDEEIAEEVRREVVAYLFPAPASAVRCEVREGVVVLVGRVRDRSLVPVAARLVRAVEGVVDVRFELEGPDGDAER, encoded by the coding sequence GTGCACGCATCCCCGCACATCGTCGGCGACGTGATGACACGCGCCGTGGCCGCCGTCGGCCGCCGGGCCGCCTTCAAGGACATCGTGCGCATCATGCAGGACCGCAAGGTCAGCGCCCTGCCCGTGGTGGACGCCGCGAACCGGGTCGTCGGGGTGGTGTCCGAGGCGGATCTGCTGCCCAAGGAGGAGTTCCGCGACAGCGACCCCGACCGCTACACACAGCTGCGCAGGCTGTCCGACCTCGCCAAGGCCGGTTCGGTCACCGCGGAAGAGCTCATGACATCCCCGGCGCTCACCGTCCAGGCGGACGCGACGCTCGCTCAGGCCGCGCGGACCATGGCCCGGGCCAGGGTGAAGCGGCTGCCCGTCGTCGACGAAGGGGGTCGGCTGGCGGGCGTCGTCAGCCGGGCCGACCTGCTGAAGGTGTTCCTGCGGGACGACGAGGAGATCGCGGAGGAGGTACGACGGGAGGTCGTCGCCTACCTCTTCCCCGCTCCTGCCTCCGCCGTGCGCTGCGAGGTCCGCGAGGGGGTCGTGGTGCTCGTCGGCCGGGTCAGGGACCGGTCCCTGGTACCCGTGGCCGCGCGGCTGGTCCGGGCCGTCGAGGGCGTGGTGGACGTGCGGTTCGAACTCGAGGGACCTGACGGGGACGCCGAGCGCTGA
- a CDS encoding cyclic nucleotide-binding domain-containing protein: MNAPATTSLPRALSAEHRQRLMGVAREVSFPQGARLFEEGGRADRFWIIRTGTVDLDMHVPGRRAVVIESLGHNQLVGWSWLFAPHTWHLGAEAATPVRAYEFDATAVRDMCQDDPVFGMTVAQWVGDIVAHRLRAARTRLLDLYAPYGSGSRR; encoded by the coding sequence ATGAACGCTCCCGCCACGACGAGCCTGCCGCGGGCCCTGTCCGCGGAACACCGGCAGCGGCTTATGGGTGTTGCCCGGGAGGTGTCGTTCCCGCAGGGCGCCCGCCTCTTCGAGGAAGGCGGCCGCGCCGACCGGTTCTGGATCATCCGCACCGGCACGGTCGACCTCGACATGCACGTGCCCGGCCGACGAGCGGTCGTCATCGAGTCCCTGGGGCACAACCAGCTGGTCGGCTGGTCCTGGCTGTTCGCCCCGCACACCTGGCATCTCGGCGCCGAGGCGGCGACACCGGTGCGGGCGTACGAGTTCGACGCCACCGCGGTGCGGGACATGTGCCAGGACGATCCGGTGTTCGGCATGACCGTGGCCCAGTGGGTGGGCGACATCGTGGCCCACCGGCTGCGCGCGGCGCGTACCCGGCTGCTGGACCTGTACGCCCCCTACGGCAGTGGGAGCAGGCGATGA